The Coregonus clupeaformis isolate EN_2021a chromosome 26, ASM2061545v1, whole genome shotgun sequence genome window below encodes:
- the LOC121539996 gene encoding leucine-rich repeat-containing protein 10B, which produces MGNSSRKEDEDEEEEEKEKVMEEKRRRKRRKKEEEMEDDELPLGVEEMLASGDPVLDLSYKKFRRLPGVVCGLRHLDKLYVCGNSLRSLPENIVQLKGLRILALDFNKMEDVPLAICQLRNLTRLYLGSNRLMSLPPELRNLQSLRCLWMESNYFTRFPRQLYDLPHLRSLQMGDNRLRTLPPDLGRMEALRGLWLYGNRFTEFPRVLLRMVDLEILDLDKNKIEVFPNLSRLPALRLFSYDHNPVEGPPGVGEEVLLVGEGAQEELQDRADRKAKKEQEARDAEEAVLAGDGPVIQGILKTAKQNSASHAGHKHNEVVTVAMPLTEEERRKKEMEAELEKALNDYGAGLEYDLEGMEYEKEEFVCEGEGYDGGELEYEQGDIDYEEGEELEEPGRQVGRH; this is translated from the coding sequence ATGGGCAACTCCTCCAGAaaggaggacgaggacgaggaagaggaggagaaggagaaagtaatggaggagaagaggaggaggaagaggaggaagaaagaggaggagatggaggacgaTGAGCTGCCCTTAGGGGTGGAGGAGATGCTGGCGAGCGGAGATCCCGTCTTGGACCTGAGCTATAAGAAGTTCCGCAGGTTACCCGGTGTGGTCTGTGGGCTACGCCACCTGGACAAGCTGTACGTGTGTGGTAACAGCCTGCGGAGCCTCCCGGAGAACATCGTCCAACTGAAGGGCCTCCGCATCCTGGCTCTGGACTTCAACAAGATGGAGGACGTCCCGTTGGCCATCTGCCAGCTCCGCAACCTGACGCGTCTCTACCTGGGCTCCAACCGCCTGATGTCTCTCCCTCCGGAGCTACGTAACCTTCAGAGTCTCCGCTGCCTCTGGATGGAGAGCAACTATTTCACACGCTTTCCCCGCCAGCTCTACGACTTACCCCACCTCAGGTCCCTCCAGATGGGGGACAATAGGCTACGGACCCTGCCCCCGGACCTGGGGCGCATGGAGGCCCTGCGGGGACTGTGGCTCTACGGAAACCGCTTCACCGAGTTCCCCCGGGTCTTACTCCGCATGGTGGATCTGGAGATCTTAGACCTGGACAAGAACAAGATCGAGGTGTTCCCTAACCTGAGCCGGCTCCCCGCCCTCCGCCTCTTCTCCTACGACCACAACCCCGTGGAGGGGCCTCCCGGCGTGGGGGAGGAGGTGTTGCTGGTTGGGGAGGGGGCCCAGGAGGAGCTCCAGGATCGGGCGGACAGGAAGGCTAAGAAGGAGCAGGAGGCGAGGGACGCGGAGGAGGCGGTGCTGGCCGGGGACGGGCCTGTGATCCAGGGCATTCTAAAGACGGCCAAACAGAACAGTGCGTCGCACGCCGGGCACAAGCATAACGAGGTGGTAACCGTGGCGATGCCCCTAaccgaggaggagaggaggaagaaggagatgGAGGCGGAGTTAGAGAAGGCGTTGAACGACTACGGGGCGGGGCTTGAGTACGACTTGGAGGGGATGGAATACGAGAAGGAGGAGTTTGTATGTGAGGGGGAGGGGTATGATGGCGGGGAGTTGGAGTATGAACAAGGAGATATAGActatgaggagggggaggagctaGAGGAACCAGGAAGACAAGTGGGCCGGCATTGA